Proteins encoded by one window of Rhodamnia argentea isolate NSW1041297 chromosome 6, ASM2092103v1, whole genome shotgun sequence:
- the LOC115744855 gene encoding sugar transport protein 8-like, with protein sequence MPAVVVNHGGDAPEFEGKVTVYVIICVFIAAFGGLMFGYDIGISGGVTSMDDFLKKFFMHVYEKKQHARENNYCKYNDGLLQLFTSSLYIAALLASFVASRVCTKMGRKPTMQIASVMFIIGVCLQAGGINIEMIVCGRLMLGIGVGFANQAVPLFLSELAPAKMRGALNICFQLFITMGILVAGIINYFTSTIHPHGWRISLGLAIIPAGILLVGSFAICETPTSLIERKNLDEGKSTLKKIRGTDEVIPEFESIVAASEMARQVKNPFSKLMKPSSRPPLIIAILLQVFQQFTGINAIMFYAPVLFQTVGFGSNASLLSTVITGLVNVFSTLVSIYTVDWAGRRILLLEACVQMFLTQVVIGLILLIDLKTTGSLNHTEAIIVVSLVCIFVGGFAWSWGPLGWLIPSETFPLETRTAGFAFAVSSNMLFTFIIAQAFLSMLCTMRAGIFFFFAAWILIMGLFTLFFLPETKGVPIDAMAEKVWKQHWFWKRYMVDVDDEVMMEKVHPHVK encoded by the exons ATGCCGGCTGTTGTAGTAAATCACGGCGGTGATGCCCCGGAGTTTGAAGGCAAGGTCACGGTCTACGTGATCATCTGCGTGTTCATCGCCGCTTTCGGAGGGCTCATGTTCGGTTATGACATCGGAATCTCAG GAGGTGTGACATCCATGGACGACTTCCTGAAGAAGTTCTTCATGCACGTGTACGAGAAGAAGCAGCATGCCCGCGAGAACAACTACTGCAAATACAACGACGGGCTTCTGCAGCTCTTCACGTCGTCGCTCTACATCGCTGCTCTCTTGGCCAGCTTCGTCGCCTCGAGGGTGTGCACGAAGATGGGCCGGAAGCCGACGATGCAGATCGCGTCGGTCATGTTCATTATCGGGGTCTGTCTCCAGGCCGGCGGCATCAACATCGAGATGATTGTGTGTGGGCGGCTCATGCTCGGCATCGGCGTCGGTTTTGCCAATCAGGCAGTGCCTCTATTTCTGTCGGAACTAGCACCAGCCAAGATGAGAGGAGCGCTCAACATATGCTTCCAGCTCTTCATCACAATGGGGATCTTGGTCGCCGGCATCATCAACTACTTCACCTCCACCATCCACCCCCACGGGTGGCGCATCTCCCTTGGCCTCGCCATTATCCCGGCCGGCATCCTCCTTGTCGGGTCCTTCGCCATCTGCGAGACCCCGACGAGCCTCATCGAGCGCAAGAATCTCGACGAGGGCAAGTCCACCCTCAAGAAGATTCGGGGCACCGATGAAGTCATCCCTGAGTTCGAGTCCATCGTGGCCGCGAGCGAGATGGCCCGCCAAGTCAAGAACCCCTTCAGCAAGCTCATGAAACCGTCGAGCCGCCCCCCGCTCATCATCGCTATCCTGCTCCAGGTGTTCCAACAGTTCACCGGGATCAATGCCATCATGTTCTATGCGCCTGTCCTGTTCCAGACGGTTGGGTTCGGCAGCAATGCATCGCTGCTCTCGACGGTCATCACCGGTCTTGTCAACGTGTTCAGCACGTTGGTCTCGATCTACACAGTCGACTGGGCGGGAAGGAGGATCTTGCTCCTAGAAGCTTGCGTTCAGATGTTCCTCACTCAG GTTGTGATCGGCTTGATCCTTCTGATAGATCTGAAGACCACAGGCTCATTGAACCATACGGAAGCCATAATTGTGGTCTCCTTGGTGTGCATATTCGTCGGGGGATTCGCGTGGTCGTGGGGACCGCTGGGGTGGCTCATCCCGAGCGAGACATTCCCCCTCGAAACCCGGACCGCCGGTTTCGCGTTCGCTGTCAGCTCCAACATGCTCTTCACCTTCATCATCGCGCAAGCCTTCCTGTCAATGCTGTGCACCATGAGGGCcgggatcttcttcttcttcgcggcGTGGATCTTGATCATGGGGCTGTTCACGCTCTTCTTCCTGCCGGAAACAAAGGGCGTCCCCATCGACGCGATGGCCGAGAAGGTGTGGAAGCAACACTGGTTTTGGAAGCGGTATATGGTCGATGTGGACGACGAAGTGATGATGGAGAAAGTGCATCCCCATGTCAAGTGA
- the LOC115744856 gene encoding sugar transport protein 8-like: MAVFAMHNGDAPEFDGKITFYVIVSVFVAAFGGLMFGYDIGISGGVTAMDDFLKEFFKEVYEKKQHVHENNYCKYDNHLLQLFTSSLYIAALLASFVASRVCTELGRRPTVQISSLFFIIGIGLQAGGTSIEMVLCGRLMLGMGIGFANQAVPLFLSEIAPAKMRGALNICFQLFITIGILIAGIVNYFTSDIHPHGWRVSLGLAMVPAVVLLCGSLAICETPTSLIERKNYEEGMATLKKIRGMDNVMAEFESIVAASEMARQVKDPFSMLLKPSSHPPLIIAILLQVFQQLTGINAIMFYAPVLFQTVGFGSNASLLSTVITGLVNVFSTLVSIYTVDRVGRRILLLQACVQMFLTQIVIGFILLIDLKPTGSLHPKEALIVVILVCVFVMGFAWSWGPLGWLIPSETFPLEIRTAGFACAVSSNMLFTFVIAQAFLSMLCHMRAGIFFFFAAWILVMGLFTLFFLPETMGVPIDAMVERVWKQHWFWKRYMVHVDDGDDEVILKQVHPKVK, translated from the exons ATGGCGGTGTTCGCAATGCATAACGGGGATGCCCCAGAATTTGACGGCAAGATCACGTTCTATGTAATCGTCTCTGTGTTCGTCGCTGCCTTCGGAGGGCTTATGTTCGGTTATGACATTGGAATTTCAG GAGGTGTGACGGCCATGGATGACTTCCTTAAGGAGTTCTTCAAGGAAGTGTACGAGAAGAAGCAGCATGTGCACGAGAACAACTACTGCAAATATGACAACCACCTTCTGCAGCTCTTCACGTCGTCGCTCTACATCGCAGCTCTCTTGGCCAGCTTCGTCGCCTCGAGGGTGTGCACGGAGCTGGGCCGAAGGCCGACGGTGCAGATCTCATCgctcttcttcatcattggGATCGGGCTTCAGGCCGGCGGCACCAGCATCGAGATGGTTCTTTGCGGACGGCTCATGCTCGGCATGGGCATCGGTTTTGCCAATCAG GCAGTGCCTCTATTTCTATCAGAAATAGCACCGGCCAAGATGAGAGGAGCGCTCAACATATGCTTCCAGCTCTTCATCACCATCGGGATCTTGATCGCCGGCATCGTCAACTACTTCACCTCCGACATCCACCCTCACGGGTGGCGCGTCTCCCTCGGCCTCGCCATGGTCCCGGCCGTCGTCCTCCTCTGTGGGTCCCTCGCCATCTGTGAGACTCCGACGAGCCTCATTGAGCGCAAGAATTACGAGGAGGGCATGGCCACACTCAAGAAGATCAGGGGCATGGACAACGTCATGGCCGAGTTCGAGTCCATCGTGGCAGCGAGCGAGATGGCCCGCCAGGTCAAGGACCCGTTCAGCATGCTGTTGAAGCCCTCGAGCCACCCCCCGCTCATCATAGCTATCCTGCTCCAGGTGTTCCAGCAGCTCACGGGGATCAACGCCATCATGTTCTACGCGCCTGTCCTCTTCCAGACGGTCGGGTTCGGCAGCAACGCGTCGCTGCTCTCCACTGTCATCACAGGTCTCGTCAATGTGTTCAGTACGCTGGTCTCAATCTACACGGTCGACCGGGTGGGAAGGAGGATCTTGCTCCTCCAAGCTTGTGTTCAAATGTTCCTCACTCAG ATTGTGATCGGTTTTATCCTTCTGATAGACCTGAAGCCCACAGGTTCATTGCACCCAAAGGAAGCCCTAATTGTGGTCATCCTGGTGTGCGTATTCGTGATGGGATTCGCGTGGTCGTGGGGCCCGCTGGGGTGGCTCATCCCAAGCGAGACGTTCCCCCTCGAGATCCGGACTGCGGGCTTCGCCTGCGCCGTAAGCTCCAACATGCTCTTCACCTTCGTCATCGCGCAAGCCTTCCTGTCGATGCTATGCCACATGAGGGCcgggatcttcttcttcttcgcagcGTGGATCTTGGTCATGGGGCTGTTCACTCTCTTCTTCCTGCCGGAAACGATGGGCGTCCCCATCGACGCGATGGTCGAGAGGGTATGGAAGCAACACTGGTTCTGGAAGCGGTACATGGTCCATGTCGACGACGGTGACGACGAAGTAATCTTGAAGCAAGTGCATCCGAAAGTGAAGTAG